Genomic segment of Chelonia mydas isolate rCheMyd1 chromosome 11, rCheMyd1.pri.v2, whole genome shotgun sequence:
TCTGTATTTGCTATTCTCTTTTCTTCCTGATTCTAATATTAATTGGGTATGCCTATGCCTGGGGGTTTCTCTGTGCCCGGGGAGTACTGGGTTTGTCTTTGTGTCTGATCTTATTGTTCGCTTTATTGTCTATTCAAGGTTggatctttatttttatattcatgtTTTGTACTGTTCCTACTGCACAGTGTTTAGATGCTAACTAACACTCGGCTATCAATTTATTAAATGAATAAAGTGTAACGGGGGTTATTTCTAAAATAATGAGGGAACACATCATGGAGAGCCGTATTAAACTATTTTCATATGAAATACAGGCTCTGAGGcattatgtattttctttttctctctttcatatCAAATGTAATTGTGGTAtgcatgtattttattttgcataaCTGATTGTAGATACGATAACATCATTTTATGGCTGAAATAattattctcttttttaaaaaatttattaaaCAAGTAATAGATTAAGGGAGCACTTCATAGGTGAAAGGATGTCTACCATCACCAGGCTGATCCATCCGCATTTCACTTGTATGCTTTACAGATATTTTTCCAAAGCTTGCCATTACTGCCAGGTAGTCAAAGCTCAGATACATACCAGGTGAAACTACTTGCTAACTCCTTTTGTGGATGTAACTGAGAGGATCCTGAAATGATCTGCTGTCACAACTAGAGTAAGATAACCAGAGATCATTTTCCCTCTCCACAACTCTAGCTGAACCTCAGATGTTTGTTCTCAGGCCTTGTCATCCCTCAGACACATAGCAACACCTGAAGCGGATGTGAGGGAAGCTCCATCCTCTCACTGGAACAGTCTGGATAAGTTAGATGTGCCCCTATCCCTTTGATGAAACTGAACTCTCCTATTACTTCTCTGCGGGTACAGTTTCAGACCCTTTCTGCCCTTAGTTATACCAGAATAAATCCAGTTTTATTAGCTTTATTAACTACAGTGGAATTGTTCCAAATCCCAGTGTAactgggcagaatttggcccattgcctTGAGTGACTATTTTTAACAAGTGAGAGGAAAACAATAAGGCTATAGACGTCACTAGTTAATGACAATATCTGAGGTTCACCAAGTGAAGGTACTTCCTATGTGGAGGTGTTTAGAAGTGCTGTCCTGGTTGAAGGACCCTTTATCACAGACCACTAGGAATTTAACAAGATATTAACAAAGCCACATCATAATTTCATTTTTAGGGTAGCCATTCCTGTGTCTTTTGCACGAGGTGCAGTGTCACAAATAATTGATATGGACATGTCAGATATTCAGTGCAGGGCTTCATTGATTGATATTCTCTGTAACATGCTTTACTGTGTTCTGACTTTCTGAAGCAGTGGCTTCTCAAGGCGACTCACTCTTTTCCTAGGCGATATTAGGGCTATTTCTCCTCTTCGGTTTAAACAGCGAAAATGGACATACTTTCCAAAAATCAAATCAGCCACCTGAAGAAAGCCTTTGCCTAGTTTGTAACACCTGCCACCCTCATTACTGGAAATGATCAGTCTCTGGCTGTCATTTAAGGAGTATCCAGGGGAACATGCAGCCATTTATTTTCTTGGCTTTAAGCCCAGCTCATCTGAGACAGTGGTTTGCTAATATGCTGTTCAGTACATCCCACCCAGCCTCCCCCATATTTAGATAAAACTGCCATTCAGTCCCTTATTATTAGCTTGGTGTATGATGGCAAACATAGACATCTAGTGGCACTTTAGTGCGACGCACATAGCTTTTAaaactggtttgtgtgtgtgtgtgggtttgtgtgtgagagagaaaaactgATCTTTATATTCCAGAAATATACAAACTTATTCTCTCAGTTCTCCATCTTCTTCTACTCCTCTGATGTACAGGACATTGTTACATCTTATCAAAACTTCACCAAGGCGTCCTGACAATGCACCATCTATGTATTCTTCTGTATTTTCAAGCTGCATGTTCATGTAGCTGTCGACAGACACCAGGTAGTCCTTGTACTCCATCCCCCACTTCAGCTTCACCATTACCGGCTTCCCCATCAGCCCATTCAGGAAGGGCCTGGAGTTCAGGGGCAAGCTCATGGTAACGTGACCTGGCACAAGgcagcagtaaaaacaaaaattactcgCAGGGCCACACGTGCGCCTGTGGAAGGCAAATAGAAATGCCCCAGGCTGCTCCTTCGGGTGTTTATTTTTCCCTTAAAAAGGAGGAGAGGTCTGATTTtcttccaagagaagcagtggagGCCTCATAACTTCAAAACAGAGAACATACTGTATGGAACAACCCTCTTTTGGTGAAATGAGGGcaggttttttttcttgtatattcTGTATTCATTCCCTCATTGAAACCCCTGCTGATGTCATGTGGAGAGGGTGCAGAACATGAATGTAACCCAGTCTGTGGACAGGAAAGTTGGAGCTTACTCTGAGATTGATCAGAATGCTGGGGAATCCTGAACCCCAATCATTACTCTCCTACAAAAAGACGCAAGAAAAACAAGTGTTCGAAAGAAAATCTCCCAAAGGTGGAAAACGTCAGCAAATGTAGGGGTTAACAGATGGGTGGTTTTGAATTTATTACCTAAGGTTGGTAATAGAAATAAAGGAAATCAGAGGCACGGCTAGTTGAACTTTGACAAAGGAAatgactaacacagctgctaagAAATTGCAACAGAAATCCTATCAGCCAAAGATCTAGGGTTGCCAAAACAAATACAGTATACCAGCCAATTGAATTCAGTGCACTTTAACCTGTTGATATTTTTCTTTCTACCTGGGCAGTTGTCTGGAGGGTGTGAACTAACCGTGGTGCTACAAGACTTCACAGCTGGccacagcagtgagctgagcaTCCAGGTGGGACAGACTGTGGAGTTACTGGAGAGGCCCAGCGAAAGGCCTGGCTGGTGTTTGGTACGGACAACTGAGCGGAGCCCCCCTCAGGAAGGCCTAGTCCCCAGCAGCACTCTCTGCATCTCCCATTCTCGGAGCAGTGTGGAGATGGACTGCTTCTTCCCTTCAGGAAAAGGTAGGCAGAAATCTATCAGAGTTCCCTCAGCAAAGACTATCTCAGGTTTCCCCTTTTGAAATACACAACTGTGTGATTTCTAGCACGGCCCACTTCCCAAGGAACAGATGTAAATAAGTTACATTTTAGTCATTAATATGTTCTGCTAATACCT
This window contains:
- the LOC102947884 gene encoding small nuclear ribonucleoprotein F-like — translated: MSLPLNSRPFLNGLMGKPVMVKLKWGMEYKDYLVSVDSYMNMQLENTEEYIDGALSGRLGEVLIRCNNVLYIRGVEEDGELRE